One stretch of Chaetodon auriga isolate fChaAug3 chromosome 18, fChaAug3.hap1, whole genome shotgun sequence DNA includes these proteins:
- the il20ra gene encoding interleukin-20 receptor subunit alpha — protein MWTVFMLLNLGALFFTVSSSPPSPVNVIFSSVNLRNMLHWIPGNGTPDDTHFTVQYAIYGDSVEDSKGRRVNWRAVRRCTEIGRSWCDLSNETWDLEQGYYARVRAVSRRTSSKWALTWRFDPKSDTTFGPPLVSVDIENNTAIITLKGPMIYQPNNQTPVVSMATIYPQMTYNLSINNIRHGQMRHIPVGSSTYKYRLMEYDTEYCFSAKAKFHSMPVQCQPSAWQCMTTYPDPVIGQLQRVIVGIVVTSVCMCMVLVVGYLLYHYLTGTGQKTPYILNLPSFNLPPLTSPHENLNFITIIRTSDIRGGTSEPACTNQQYIVDPPPGYTPQRSETHPQPDGPWDDESIDYGFLDMAPRISVREEEEERERRHDGGDDGNNKDEKQTRGASNEKKEWRVGDGCFAGVWAPQAKSYLSHTSSHTCPQAHTQAERSTLTQAHACSQVNSAPSIQAQAPLLSFQGGEDKEFPGLFIKQTPQLGLFRIPLNLRTKKERGTRVEMDREVKGRAGGKIDGGVEVERDSERVPLFSYASQNIKDMSTFHADQSDFLPGDYGVLRLATGGEVEKDEEEEEGTTCIDWDPETRKLVLPELAMEFTKEGGLDESMHGERGRENRVGGEEEEEEKVNAMKDKLTLESVYVREASEEEEEANAERGVERGQERQWEADDILTKWGLVISMDQ, from the exons ATGTGGACAGTGTTTATGCTTCTCAACCTGGGGGCTCTGTTCTTCACAG tctcctcctctcctcccagtcCCGTCAATGTCATCTTCTCCTCCGTCAATCTGAGGAATATGCTGCACTGGATTCCAGGAAATGGCACACCAGATGACACACACTTTACAGTGCAGTACGCCAT ctaTGGGGACAGTGTCGAGGACAGCAAAGGAAGACGGGTGAACTGGAGGGCGGTGCGGCGGTGTACAGAAATAGGGCGGAGCTGGTGCGATCTGAGCAACGAGACGTGGGATCTGGAGCAGGGATACTATGCCAGGGTCCGTGCTGTGAGCAGGAGAACATCCTCCAAATGGGCGCTGACATGGAGATTCGATCCAAAGTCGGACA CTACTTTTGGCCCTCCACTGGTTTCTGTGGACATAGAAAACAACACTGCCATCATCACCTTGAAGGGACCAATGATATATCAGCCTAACAACCAAACACCAGTGGTTTCGATGGCAACAATCTACCCTCAGATGACATACAACCTCTCCATCAACAACATCCGTCATGGCCAGATG CGCCACATCCCAGTGGGCTCCAGTACGTACAAGTACCGCCTGATGGAGTACGATACAGAGTACTGCTTCTCTGCCAAGGCAAAATTCCACTCCATGCCCGTCCAATGTCAGCCCTCTGCATGGCAGTGCATGACCACGTATCCAG accctgtgattggccagctgcAGAGGGTGATTGTGGGTATTGTTGTtacatctgtgtgcatgtgtatggtGTTGGTGGTTGGCTACCTTCTGTATCACTACCTGACGGGGACAGGACAGAAGACCCCATATATACTG AACCTGCCTTCTTTTAATCTGCCCCCTCTGACATCCCCCCATGAGAATCTGaacttcatcaccatcatcaggaCATCAGACATCAGAGGAGGCACATCAGAACCTGCATGCACCAACCAGCAATACATCGTAGATCCCCCACCAGGATACACCCCCCAGAGGTCCGAAACACACCCGCAGCCTGACGGGCCCTGGGATGATGAGTCCATTGACTATGGGTTTCTTGACATGGCCCCGAGAATCAgtgtcagagaagaagaggaggaaagagagaggaggcatgACGGAGGGGATGATGGCAATAATAAAGATGAAAAGCAGACACGCGGAGCTTCTAATGAGAAGAAAGAGTGGAGAGTTGGGGATGGATGCTTCGCTGGAGTTTGGGCTCCCCAGGCAAAGTCCTACCTCTCGcacacatcatcacacacatgcccacaagcacacacgcaggcagagaggagcacGCTTACACAGGCGCACGCATGTTCACAGGTAAACTCAGCTCCGTCGATCCAAGCTCAGGCACCATTACTGTCTTTTCAGGGAGGAGAGGATAAAGAGTTTCCAGGTTTGTTTATAAAACAAACCCCACAATTGGGCCTTTTCCGTATTCCTTTAAATCTACGaacaaagaaggagagaggaacgAGGgtagagatggacagagaggtgaAGGGAAGAGCAGGTGGGAAGATAGATGGAGGCGTGGAAGTAGAACGTGACAGTGAGAGAGTACCCCTTTTTTCTTACGCCTCTCAAAACATCAAAGACATGTCAACCTTCCACGCTGACCAATCAGATTTCTTACCAGGTGACTATGGTGTTCTGAGACTGGCAACAGGGGGTGAAGTagagaaagatgaggaggaagaggagggaactACTTGTATTGATTGGGATCCCGAGACCAGGAAACTAGTGTTGCCAGAGTTGGCGATGGAGTTCACCAAGGAGGGAGGCTTGGATGAGTCGAtgcatggagagagagggagggagaacagggtgggaggagaggaggaggaggaggagaaggtgaatGCAATGAAGGACAAGCTGACATTGGAGAGTGTGTATGTCAGAGAAGcatctgaggaagaggaagaggcaaacgcagagagaggggtggagagaggtCAGGAAAGGCAGTGGGAGGCTGATGATATTTTGACCAAATGGGGCTTGGTAATCTCAATGGATCAGTAG